A part of Caldicellulosiruptor owensensis OL genomic DNA contains:
- a CDS encoding D-alanyl-D-alanine carboxypeptidase family protein, with protein sequence MRKAIVILIVLLLLFSKSYICCQEVFGETIQTPSLEISAKSAILVDFDTGKILYEKNSHEKLPPASITKIMTMILICEAIEKGRIKLSDKVIASQNASSLGGSQIYLKENEEMTVEELLKSIAIASANDACVALAEHIAGSVQEFVYIMNKKAKELGMLDTNFVNPYGLDAENHYTSAYDVAIMSRELLKHKIIRKYLTTWVDTIREGKFGLTNTNKLVRFYKGCTGVKTGSTDKAKFCVSASALRNGLHLIAVIMGAPDSKTRFNDAVKLLDWGFANFSMYSPYSKGFCFGKVKVRNGIEKEVEVILSTDIKLLVKKGDESTVESKVTLPQQISAPVKTGQKIGRLELWKDEKLLGAYDLVAKKDIQKRNLFDIFRMLFRLES encoded by the coding sequence ATGAGAAAGGCCATAGTAATTTTAATTGTTCTTCTTCTGTTATTTAGCAAATCATATATTTGCTGCCAAGAAGTATTTGGTGAAACAATCCAAACCCCGTCCTTAGAAATTTCAGCAAAATCAGCAATACTTGTTGACTTTGATACAGGAAAGATTCTTTACGAAAAGAACTCACATGAAAAACTTCCCCCGGCGTCAATTACCAAGATAATGACCATGATTTTGATATGTGAAGCAATAGAAAAAGGCAGAATAAAACTTTCTGATAAAGTTATTGCAAGTCAAAATGCATCAAGTCTTGGAGGTTCTCAAATTTATCTTAAAGAAAATGAAGAGATGACAGTTGAAGAACTTTTAAAATCAATTGCAATTGCCTCGGCAAACGATGCATGTGTTGCACTTGCTGAGCATATTGCAGGAAGCGTCCAGGAATTTGTTTATATAATGAACAAAAAGGCAAAAGAACTTGGAATGCTTGACACAAACTTTGTAAATCCATATGGACTTGATGCTGAAAATCATTACACCAGCGCATATGATGTTGCAATAATGTCAAGAGAACTTTTAAAACACAAGATCATCAGAAAATACCTTACAACATGGGTGGATACCATAAGAGAAGGCAAATTTGGTCTTACAAATACAAACAAACTTGTAAGGTTTTATAAAGGATGTACAGGTGTCAAAACCGGTTCTACAGACAAAGCAAAGTTTTGCGTATCTGCATCTGCTTTGAGAAATGGTCTTCATTTAATTGCGGTTATAATGGGAGCGCCAGACAGCAAGACAAGGTTTAATGATGCTGTAAAGCTTTTGGACTGGGGATTTGCAAATTTTTCAATGTACAGCCCTTATTCTAAAGGATTTTGTTTTGGGAAGGTAAAGGTAAGAAATGGAATTGAGAAAGAAGTAGAAGTAATTTTGAGTACAGATATCAAGCTTCTTGTTAAAAAAGGTGATGAAAGTACAGTTGAGTCAAAAGTAACCTTGCCTCAGCAAATATCAGCGCCTGTGAAAACTGGACAGAAGATTGGAAGATTAGAACTATGGAAAGATGAAAAATTATTGGGTGCGTATGACCTGGTTGCAAAGAAAGATATCCAGAAGAGAAATCTTTTTGATATTTTCCGCATGCTTTTTAGGCTTGAAAGCTGA
- the sleB gene encoding spore cortex-lytic enzyme, translating into MRFVKLFITLLLMGLSIYTIADYNHLKFKYTVSPIILSYYGSTGPEVIEIQRRLKQWGYYDGPIDGIYGYKTYMAVRYFQAKNGLKVDGIAGSETLRALGIVTTTSRSSYSSNLNLLAHLISAEARGEPYVGQVAVGAVVLNRVRHPSFPNSIAGVIYQPGAFESVANGQINLSPTVSAINAARDALNGWDPTGGALYFFNPAKTTNKWIWSRPIVAVIGNHVFAR; encoded by the coding sequence ATGAGATTTGTAAAATTATTTATAACACTTTTGCTTATGGGTTTAAGCATATATACTATAGCAGATTATAATCATTTAAAATTCAAGTATACTGTTTCGCCTATTATTCTTTCTTACTATGGCTCTACCGGACCAGAAGTTATTGAAATCCAGCGAAGACTCAAACAGTGGGGATATTACGATGGACCAATTGACGGTATTTATGGATATAAAACATATATGGCGGTAAGATACTTCCAGGCTAAAAATGGACTTAAAGTGGATGGAATTGCAGGAAGTGAAACTTTAAGAGCACTCGGAATTGTAACAACAACATCACGTTCATCTTATAGCTCAAATCTCAACCTTCTTGCTCATCTTATCAGTGCAGAAGCACGCGGAGAACCCTATGTTGGACAAGTTGCAGTAGGAGCAGTAGTGCTTAACAGAGTAAGGCATCCAAGTTTTCCAAATTCAATAGCAGGTGTAATTTATCAACCAGGAGCTTTTGAATCTGTAGCAAATGGACAAATAAATCTTTCACCAACAGTATCAGCAATAAATGCTGCAAGAGATGCACTTAACGGATGGGATCCTACTGGCGGTGCTCTTTACTTTTTCAACCCTGCAAAAACTACAAACAAATGGATTTGGAGCAGACCAATTGTGGCTGTCATAGGCAATCATGTATTCGCAAGGTAA
- a CDS encoding Fur family transcriptional regulator, with protein sequence MKKEQLEEIKDQLKQKGYKLTTQRRIILDSILDNQDKHLSIEEIYNIVKEKMPEIGLATVYRTIMLLNDLKVLNKIDLDDGCSRFELSNSEDSHNHHHLICVKCGKVEEAEDDLLESLEDQIEKEKGFKVVNHIVKFYGICKDCKKE encoded by the coding sequence ATGAAAAAAGAACAGTTGGAAGAAATAAAAGATCAGCTTAAGCAGAAAGGTTATAAGCTCACAACCCAGAGAAGAATAATATTAGATTCAATTCTTGACAATCAAGACAAACATTTGAGTATTGAGGAGATTTACAATATAGTAAAAGAGAAGATGCCAGAGATTGGACTTGCAACAGTATACAGAACCATAATGCTTTTGAACGATTTAAAAGTTCTCAACAAGATTGACCTTGACGATGGATGTTCACGTTTTGAACTTTCAAATAGCGAAGATTCTCACAATCATCATCACTTGATATGTGTAAAGTGCGGGAAAGTGGAAGAAGCAGAGGATGATTTACTTGAAAGTTTAGAGGATCAAATAGAAAAAGAAAAAGGATTTAAAGTTGTCAATCACATAGTCAAGTTCTATGGTATATGTAAAGATTGCAAAAAGGAATGA